Part of the Tenacibaculum sp. SZ-18 genome, TGCTTCGTCAAGTTAAAGAAAGAAAATTAATTCGTCAGAATAATTTAAAAAAAACAGACGCCCAAAATAATAATAATCTTCAAAAATTTAGAGATCTTGAAAATTACATTATCAATAACAGAAGATTTTTGGATAATTTACTAAGCTTGGAAACTTTGGCCAATGAGCTTAGAATGAGCACTAGCCAACTCTCTAAAATAATCAATGAACAAAGTGCAAAAAATTTCAATCAATTAATCAATGAATATCGAGTAAATTATTCCAAAGAACTACTAAAAAATCAAGAGTATAATCTCTACACCATTACCTCAATAGCACTAGAATCAGGTTTTAATTCCAAATCTACCTTTTATAATGCCTTTAAAAAGCACACAGGGGTAACACCTTCTCAATTTAGAAATTAATTCAATTTACAGGAGTCCAGATTCACGTAAATCTATCCAACTTTTAGCATCTTGGATGATTTTGGACATTTAGTTTCCTTCATGAATCTAGTTTTGTCAAAAACTAAATATCATGAATAATTACCTAAAAACTACATGCTCAAAAAATTCTCAAAAGAGAAAAAAAACAAATTATTTTGTAGCTGTTTCTTTATTGACATTATCATTATTTTCTATGAATGTAAATGCACAGGAAAAAGAAGAAGTAAGACAAATAAAAGGAAACAATGAACTAAAAATTAATGGACTTTATCTAGTAGCAGGTGGTGCAGAAATTACTTATGAAAGAATTTTAAGTAATGAAACTGCTCTTGGACTTTCTCTTAGATTTAATATTGACAACAACAACTTTTATAATTTCGGAGCTTTGCCATACTACAGATTCTATTTTGGTAAAAAAAGAGCAGGAGGATTTTTCGTAGAAGGAAATGGAGCAGTTCTTTTAGATGAATTCAAAAAAGAAACCACTATAACAATCAACGGCAACAATGGATTTATAAACATGAATGATGTAGGAGATCTTAAAACTAGGTTCGGATTAGGGATTTCAGTTGGTGGAAAATTCTTATCAAGGAATGGGTGGATTGGTGAACTGTCTCTAGGATTTGGAAGAGTATTTGGAGTGGAAAATGATGCTTCAAAAGTTTATTCAAGAGCAGGAATTACAATAGGAAAAAGATTTTAAACCAAACAAGTAAGTTTAATAACCTAGAGTGGTTGGAGATTATGAAATCGAAGACCATTTTTTCAAAAAATTATTCAACTCCTTTTTAAATCAATATCACATGGAAAATCCTAAATTTAAAAGTGTTGCATACGAGATAGATATTTACAATACACTACGAAAAAGAGTTAAAAGGAATTTAGCTGGCAAGCAACTAAAATACGGAGGAGTAAGTTTTTGGTTAAAGGGTTTATGTTGGCTCTTAGTAACTTATATCTCTTATACGTTACTTTTTCAAACAGATAACGGTTTACTTTTCTGGATATACTATGTGCTTTTTCAAATGGCTGGCCTTTTAGTAGGTTTCAGTTTTGGACATGATGCATCTCACAATACGGCTTTTAAAAACAAAAAGGCAAATCAAGTTTTACATTTTTTCAGTTTTTTAACCTTTGGAATTGATCCATTACTATGGGGGCTTCGACATATTAGATCGCCTCATCTTTACGCTAATGTTGAAGGAAGTGACATCGATATCGATAAAAATCCGTTTTTGCGATTAGCACCTTCTCATCCTTGGACTAAAAAGCATGCCATACAACACATTTATGCACCTTTCGTATATATGTTAGCATTAGTTTATTCGGTATTTATGGGTGACTGGATTTACTTATTTTCAAAAGATTATAAATGGATGAGATCTGGTGTAAGTAAGAACGAAATGTTAATTCGATTTTTTCTTTTTAAAATAGTTTATTTCAGCTTAGTCTTAGCCTTACCTCTACTCTATTCTAACTTTTCAATAAGCTTTGTTGTAATCACATATCTTTCAAGCTCAGCTTTCACATCATTACTATTTGTGGTTATGCTTGTTGGAACTCATTTTTTTGATGAAGCTGAATATTACGAAGCTGATGAAAATGGTTTAGAATCTTCGTGGGCAGTTCATCAATTGAAAACGAGTTGTGATTGGAACCCAAATAATGCTTTTGCTAGATTTTTAAGTGGCGGATCTAACTGTCACGCTGCTCATCATTTATTTCCAAATATTTGTCATACGAACTATCACAAAATCAATTCGATCATTGAGGAAATCACAAAAGAATATGGACTTCCTTATCATAAAAAATCATTATTCGCAATGATGAAATCGCATTTCAAACATTTGAAAAGAATGGGGAAATTGTACTATTAAAAGACCAAATTAGAAATTCTGATCTCCCTAAAAAGCGCTGCACATAATGTAAGCGCTTTCTTTTCTTTCAGAATAAATAGTTCACGAGAATAATTATATTTGATTCAAAAATACAGAGCTTTACAAATAATAGTGAAGTTAAAGGAAGGGACACATTGAAGTTACTCAAGAATTCATTTATCAAAAACATTCTTACACTTATCTCCGGTTTGGGTTTAAGTCAGATAATTATGTATGCATTCATTCCTGTTATCACTCGATTATTTAGTGAGGAAGTTTTTGGTGTTTTTATGCTTTTCTCATCTGCTGTTTTGTTACTTAAACCACTGATTTCTTATCAACTTGAACTTGCTATTGTAGTTCCAGAAACAACTAAAAAAGCAATTAATGTTTTTGCATCTTTACTTTTTATTCTGCTTATCAACTCGTTGGTTTTTTTTATTTTAATAATGCTATTCACAAAACAGATTGTTACATTTTTCAATTTACAAAGTCTATCCTACTTTATTTATTTTTTGCCTTTGGCTGTATTTTTATACGGAGCTTCACTTGCGCTTGAATATTGGAATAATAGGAATGAAAAATTTAAAACTATTGCCAAAGCTCAATTGGTAAAGTCAAGCACCATGAGTATTGGACAAGTAACTACTGGATTATCGATTAAATCCTTAGGGCTTATTCCTGGTTATTTAATAGGATTGTTATTTCAAATTATTTCCTTATTAAAAAACTCTTACTCAGGTTTACAACAAGAAATACATCATGTATCATTTACTGAAATGAAACAAGTATTGCAACAATATAAAGACATTCCTATTTACAGTACAATTATCAACTTTTCCAATACACTATCTAATGAATTACCAATTCTTTTAATTAGTAATTTTTTCGGTATTAAAGCTACTGGAATTTATGGACTAGCAAGCAAAGTTAGTAAAGCGCCTACAGGAATTGTTCAAAACTCCGTAAGTCAAGTATTTTTCAGTAAAGCAACTCAAATAGTTAATGACCAAGGAGATTTAAAAACTTTTGTTTTAAAAACAATTAAGGGATTAGTAATTTCAGGTGCTCTATTATTCGGCGGATTGGCAATTATTTCGTTCTTTTTTGAATTCATTTTTGGAAATGAATGGAAAGATGTTGGATTATATACTAGAATTTTGATTCCTTGGTTGTTCTTTATGTTTTTATCTTCACCAATTACTCCTTTAATCACCATTTTAAATCGACAAAAAGTCTTACTACTTTTCGATATTTTATTATTAATATTTAGGTTTATAGCTCTATTTGTAGGTTTTAAACTTTATGATGACTTAGTTATTTCCTTAATCTTATTCTCAATTGTAGGAGCAATTTTTAATATTTTTATGATTATTTACTTGATCAATATTTCAAACAAAAAGCAGATTGGATATCAATAGTATCAATATAACTTTTACGGGTGATTTAAATATTTCAGGCGCATTCGAACCAAAAATAATGAATGACAATGAAATATTTTGTAATGAATTACTATGTGAATTCCGACGAAGTGATTTTGTTATTTGTAATTTAGAAGGTCCAACAACCATAGCCGAATTTAAAAACACCACACAAACAGTAATTAAAAGTCCAAGAGAAACTATAAATTACTTATCAAAACGAAATATTAAGGTTTTTAATCTTGCTAATAATCACATTTTTGATGCTAATAATGTAGGAATTGATGACACAATTCAAGAGATTGAACAACAAAAAAGTCTTCACTTTGGAATCAAAAACAATAAAAATGACGCCGTAAAAATCATAGAAAAAAATGGTGTTAAAATTGGGTTGATTGGTATTGCACATACGTTCCCAAATAAATCAGGAAACTACTCAATTCCTAATAAAAGTTTTACTCGATTAAGAAAGCTGGTCAAAAAGCTTCATTCAAGAACCGATCATATCGTTGTGAACTTTCATGGTTTTGAAGAATTTACTCTTTATCCTTCACCAATAAAAAGAAAATTCCTTCAAAAAATCGCCAAACTAAAAAAGGTTTCAGTAGTGATTGCGCATCATTCTCATACTTTTCAAGGATTTGAATTCATTGAAAAAACACCAATATTTTACTCATTAGGAAATTTTATTTTTGATATTCCTAATCATAAAATGTACGACTATGTTGATTCTGCAGCTTTGGTAAGGTTTCAATTTAGAAAAACAGATTTCTCATTTGATTTTGTTCCATTTAGAGTGGCTAATGGATTTGTAAAAAAATCTAATTATGAAGCTTTCATTAATCACTTATATCAAATCTCTGATTTCAGTAATTATAAACGCACGTGGCGTAAAGAAGCTCATCGAGTATTATTCAGGAAAAATAATCCCAAAATAGCATCTCAACAAGAAGGTGAAACTCTTCAAAATTCGAATGTTTTCAAGATTCTATTTACCAAAAAATTCTATGAAAAATGTAAAATGATTTTGGGTGATCAAACAATGTTTTCTCTTTATACCAATGCTGTTTACGAAGAAATATTGAATAAATTCTCATCAAAAAAACGTTCAGTTTAGAATGAGAATAGACCTAAAAATAAATAACGGATTTCTTTGGTTCTCGTCTTACAACGTACATTTGAAAGGATATTTCTTTTATGAAAACATTTTTTATGAAAAACAAAATGCAATTCATAAACTATTAAAGTTTCAATCCATTTCAGAATTCAAAAAAGTAGTTCATCAATTTAATGGAATATTTACTATTGTAATTACCATTGACAATACAACTCTCCTAGCTTGTGATGCTACAAGAATTTTCCCGTTGTTCTACGGAATCGATAATAACCAACTTTTAATAACTGATGAAATTGAAAATTTTAAATCCAAATTTTATTGTAAAGAATCAGAAATTGAAATGCTTTCTTCTTTACATTGCTTTGGAAATAAAACATTATTTGATGATATATTTATAACACAATCTAGTGAATTACTGACGCTGCAAGATGATGACATTGTTCGTTCGGAATTCCTTTTTAGTTATGCTACGAATGAGTACAGTAATGATTCTTACCATAATTTAAAACAAAAAACTATCGATGCGTTTGATAATGCTTTCAAAAGATTATCAGAATCTATAAAAGACAAAAAACTGGCATTGCCGCTAAGTGCTGGCTACGACTCTCGATTAATTGCTGCTTATTTAAAAAAACTAGAACATAAAAATGTTCTCTGCTATACTTACGGAAGAGCTTCTAGTTTCGAAATTGAAAACTCAAAAAAGGTTGCTGAAACATTAGGTTTTGATTGGGTTTTCATTCCTTATACTGAAAAATTGATTAAGGGATTCACAAGTTCCAATGAATTCAAAGAGTTTGTAAAATTTGCAGGAAAATATTCTAGTACCCCAAATTTTCAAGAATACTTCGCTGTTAAGTATTTAAAACAACAAAATTTAATTGACGAAACAACTGTTTTTATTTCAGGTTATGCTGGTGACTTACTCGGTGGAAGTCAATTTTTAAAGGTGATTCCTGAAGATTTTAAAACTAAAAAACTTATCGCAACTCTTTATAAAGAAAAGTTTCATTTTTATAATCACTCGAATGAACAAAAATTAGCACTACAAAAAACCATATCGAAAACTCTGACTCATTTTAATTTTAGTTACTCCGAAAAATCGGCACACTCAGTTTTTGAAGATTTTGACATCAAAGAAAAGATTACAAAGTATATTTTTAACTCATCTAGCTTTTACACTTTCTTTGGATATGAAGTTCGATTTCCTTTTTGGGATACTACATTACTTGAACATTTCAAAAACATGCCTGTTTCATCTAAACTAGAGAAAAAGCTCTTTGACGATGTTTTGGTTACCAACTATTTTAAGCCTCTGAATATTCATTTCAAAAACGATTATAAACCAGATGCTAGCCATCTTAAAATAAACCAAATCAAAACTTTTATTAAAAATTTGGTTCCGAAAAGGGTTTTGTCAAAGCGTTTAGAAAAATCGGATTGGAATAATTATCTATTAATTACAAATGAATTGAAAGAAGAATTATTAAAAAAGAATTTACCTTTTGAAATTCCAACAAAAGCATATAATCAAGTTGTAGTTCAATGGTATTTGTATTTTTGTAAAAACCAGATTTAATGTTCAGTAAAATCGATTTTTTAATTTTCGGATGGATTACCAAGGTTTTCTATCCTCAATATTATCGACCAAAGTATGGTTATCAACGATATTATATTTTATTTTTTCACTACATCATTCCTCAATTCTTTTTCAGACTAAACCCAAAAGTACAATGGCCTGTTCATTTTACATCTAAAGTACTTGCTCCGAATAATATTCAAAAAGGAATTTTATGTGATCCTGGTGATAATTTGAATAACTACATTCAAGCTAATAATGGAATTATCTTTGGGAACAATATTGAATTAGGTCCGGGTGTATCAATTATTTCCTCTAATCACAGTTTTGAAAATTTAAGAGAACATGTGAAATCAGAACCTATTATTATTGGAAATAATGTTTGGATTGGAGCAAATACAACAGTTTTACCAGAAGTAAAAATTGGTGATAATGTTATCATCGGAGCAAATTCTGTGGTAACTAAAAATATTCCGAGCAATTCTATTGCTGTTGGAAATCCTTGCAAAGTAGTGGAAGAAAAATCACCTTACAAAGAAGATTTATCACAAGTTAAATTCAACAGAAAACCTCCAAATAAATATCAGGAGTTTTTACATTCTAACGCTTAAAAAAACGAAGTAATTTCGGTAATTTATTTTGTTTTATTTGAATATACTTCTGAGTTTCTGCACCAAAACTGTAGAAATACTTTGCTATTTGTTTCATGGATGATCCACCAAAATTGAATTCATCAAACCTAGATTGATATTTATAAATCGCTCTGTCTATTAAATAAGTGTTGGCCCCATTTTTCCGATTTTTAAAATCTGTTGAAGATACCAAAATTGAAACTTTTCGATTGTAAGTTATAAAAAAACCAGAAGCTACTAATTTATTTTCTTTATCATAAATTGATAAAACTTCACCTAGATTTCTGTCAATACAAGCTGTCATTATTTTGTGCAATCGAATATAATCTTCTTCTTTAATTTTCGAAATTCGCTTTCCGACATTATCTCTGTATAAGTCGATTAAATTCATTGGATTATCATTCCAACGCTCTGTTAAATCATTTTTAGTTGCTCGTTGCAAATCCTTTTTTCTATCTCTACGATAGTTTGTTACGATTGATTCATAATTATCATTTAAAGAAAGAAATTGGAAGGTTCTTTCTAACTGACAATTTTGAAACATGGAGAATGAATTTTTTGGATTCAATCTACTCTCCACAAATCTGTATTCACTGAAGAGTTCAATTAAAAACTCATTTTCATCTTCAATATTTCTTGAATAAATTCCTAATTCTAAAATCCAAAAAGGTAAATAAACATATTTTATGAAAACCTTTTTCCTACACGGCAAAGGCATCACAGCTTCGTAGTTATTTAAAACTAGTACATTCCAATTATCTACTCCGGCATCTAAATACCAAGAAAAACCAAATACATTTGATTGTAAAGAGTTGGCTACACAATCATCATACTTTTCAACATCAAGATCTTTCCTTGAAACAATTCGTATCATTAATTCGTAGCAATTTTCAACATTGATTCATACACTCTTTTCCAACCTTTCCATCTTAAATAATCACTTAAACTTTCGTTATGAAAAAGCGTAATAAAAGTTCCGTTTACTTTTTTCACTTCTCTTTTCAATTCACTAATTTTTCCTAAAGATTGCTTTGGAGTCAATTTCATGTAATCATTAAGAGTGGTATCCATCAACGCAAATGGAAATATTTTTAACGGAGTTTGAATCTCAAAATCCAAATCGTAAAAATAAAAAGGGGTACAGGTACTTGCTCTAAAACCAGTATGACTAGCATATCCCATGCTGTAGTCTTCTGTAATTTCTAAATCAATTAAATTTTGATATGTATCAGGCAACGAAAAACGTAAATAATGTTGTCTTGAACGAAAAATAGGCATGTTAGTAATTCCTTCCATACGTTGTTTTTCCTCTTTCAATTTTACATTATCATTCATAGTATAATATGACGGATGTAAACCGACGCGAGCATAATCAACCATATCCTTTATTAATAATCTGAATTTACTTTTAGAAGCCGATACATTAGTATCAAAAGTTGTATAATCTCCAATTAGAAAGAAAAAGATCGTTCTTACATCATATTTCTTCTTGTAGTTAATAATTTCTTCAAAAGTATTGAAAGGATCCTTTCTCAAATTAAATCTTACTGCGATTCGATCAATTACATTTAAAATATTCAATTTATATATGTCTTTCAAAATACCTCCAACTGATCGAATAATACTTTTATACTTATAAGCAAAAGCATTATCAATATCAATGGTTGACATATATTGATATTTTCTTTCTTCATACTTATAATCAGGAAAACGTTCTTGCAAAGCTTTCTTCAATTTAAAGGCCCAAATATCAACAACAGGTTTTTCTAAAAATCCATGCTCATAAGCCAAACTTTGCTTTGCAGTAAAACGACCATGTTGATCTTTTATATGAGGCAAATATTCCTCATAGCGAGTTATTAAATAAAAGCTAGCTGAGAAAATATCAAACGGAATTGTTGATTTACTTCCTTGAAAGAAAAAACAAGGTATATTGTCCCATTTTGAAATGCTTATTTCCACATCACTTACTCCTTGCTGAAATAATAAATCAGTACTTTTTATAAAGA contains:
- a CDS encoding DUF3575 domain-containing protein; its protein translation is MNNYLKTTCSKNSQKRKKTNYFVAVSLLTLSLFSMNVNAQEKEEVRQIKGNNELKINGLYLVAGGAEITYERILSNETALGLSLRFNIDNNNFYNFGALPYYRFYFGKKRAGGFFVEGNGAVLLDEFKKETTITINGNNGFINMNDVGDLKTRFGLGISVGGKFLSRNGWIGELSLGFGRVFGVENDASKVYSRAGITIGKRF
- a CDS encoding oligosaccharide flippase family protein gives rise to the protein MYAFIPVITRLFSEEVFGVFMLFSSAVLLLKPLISYQLELAIVVPETTKKAINVFASLLFILLINSLVFFILIMLFTKQIVTFFNLQSLSYFIYFLPLAVFLYGASLALEYWNNRNEKFKTIAKAQLVKSSTMSIGQVTTGLSIKSLGLIPGYLIGLLFQIISLLKNSYSGLQQEIHHVSFTEMKQVLQQYKDIPIYSTIINFSNTLSNELPILLISNFFGIKATGIYGLASKVSKAPTGIVQNSVSQVFFSKATQIVNDQGDLKTFVLKTIKGLVISGALLFGGLAIISFFFEFIFGNEWKDVGLYTRILIPWLFFMFLSSPITPLITILNRQKVLLLFDILLLIFRFIALFVGFKLYDDLVISLILFSIVGAIFNIFMIIYLINISNKKQIGYQ
- a CDS encoding asparagine synthase-related protein; this encodes MRIDLKINNGFLWFSSYNVHLKGYFFYENIFYEKQNAIHKLLKFQSISEFKKVVHQFNGIFTIVITIDNTTLLACDATRIFPLFYGIDNNQLLITDEIENFKSKFYCKESEIEMLSSLHCFGNKTLFDDIFITQSSELLTLQDDDIVRSEFLFSYATNEYSNDSYHNLKQKTIDAFDNAFKRLSESIKDKKLALPLSAGYDSRLIAAYLKKLEHKNVLCYTYGRASSFEIENSKKVAETLGFDWVFIPYTEKLIKGFTSSNEFKEFVKFAGKYSSTPNFQEYFAVKYLKQQNLIDETTVFISGYAGDLLGGSQFLKVIPEDFKTKKLIATLYKEKFHFYNHSNEQKLALQKTISKTLTHFNFSYSEKSAHSVFEDFDIKEKITKYIFNSSSFYTFFGYEVRFPFWDTTLLEHFKNMPVSSKLEKKLFDDVLVTNYFKPLNIHFKNDYKPDASHLKINQIKTFIKNLVPKRVLSKRLEKSDWNNYLLITNELKEELLKKNLPFEIPTKAYNQVVVQWYLYFCKNQI
- a CDS encoding fatty acid desaturase family protein, producing the protein MENPKFKSVAYEIDIYNTLRKRVKRNLAGKQLKYGGVSFWLKGLCWLLVTYISYTLLFQTDNGLLFWIYYVLFQMAGLLVGFSFGHDASHNTAFKNKKANQVLHFFSFLTFGIDPLLWGLRHIRSPHLYANVEGSDIDIDKNPFLRLAPSHPWTKKHAIQHIYAPFVYMLALVYSVFMGDWIYLFSKDYKWMRSGVSKNEMLIRFFLFKIVYFSLVLALPLLYSNFSISFVVITYLSSSAFTSLLFVVMLVGTHFFDEAEYYEADENGLESSWAVHQLKTSCDWNPNNAFARFLSGGSNCHAAHHLFPNICHTNYHKINSIIEEITKEYGLPYHKKSLFAMMKSHFKHLKRMGKLYY
- a CDS encoding polysaccharide deacetylase family protein, translated to MILIYTHKVTPRVRYIFKHIFTRTLTIEIDFTTKVEEFVAFNGPKLSYTNVALGNEFFIKSTDLLFQQGVSDVEISISKWDNIPCFFFQGSKSTIPFDIFSASFYLITRYEEYLPHIKDQHGRFTAKQSLAYEHGFLEKPVVDIWAFKLKKALQERFPDYKYEERKYQYMSTIDIDNAFAYKYKSIIRSVGGILKDIYKLNILNVIDRIAVRFNLRKDPFNTFEEIINYKKKYDVRTIFFFLIGDYTTFDTNVSASKSKFRLLIKDMVDYARVGLHPSYYTMNDNVKLKEEKQRMEGITNMPIFRSRQHYLRFSLPDTYQNLIDLEITEDYSMGYASHTGFRASTCTPFYFYDLDFEIQTPLKIFPFALMDTTLNDYMKLTPKQSLGKISELKREVKKVNGTFITLFHNESLSDYLRWKGWKRVYESMLKIATN
- a CDS encoding CapA family protein, whose translation is MDINSINITFTGDLNISGAFEPKIMNDNEIFCNELLCEFRRSDFVICNLEGPTTIAEFKNTTQTVIKSPRETINYLSKRNIKVFNLANNHIFDANNVGIDDTIQEIEQQKSLHFGIKNNKNDAVKIIEKNGVKIGLIGIAHTFPNKSGNYSIPNKSFTRLRKLVKKLHSRTDHIVVNFHGFEEFTLYPSPIKRKFLQKIAKLKKVSVVIAHHSHTFQGFEFIEKTPIFYSLGNFIFDIPNHKMYDYVDSAALVRFQFRKTDFSFDFVPFRVANGFVKKSNYEAFINHLYQISDFSNYKRTWRKEAHRVLFRKNNPKIASQQEGETLQNSNVFKILFTKKFYEKCKMILGDQTMFSLYTNAVYEEILNKFSSKKRSV